Genomic DNA from Sardina pilchardus chromosome 4, fSarPil1.1, whole genome shotgun sequence:
ctggactcatctcatctcaaTTCATCTGACTGTGGCTGCTACTGAACAGTATCTAACAGAGGAGCCTCCTTGGCTGATTAAAGACCAGACAGGCCGCTGCATTTTGATCATCCATGTAATGGATTTACTACACAGAACAGTGGACTAGCCAGCCAAAAATGCATTGCATTTGCAATAAGTCAAATGCCTATTTGTGCATTGTGTTGAATATCATGTGATTTTCCTAATATTGTACAGGACAAACTGACATATCACTTGCTAAAACTGTATGAATTACCGTAATTTCAAAATGtcatcagctatgaggttaatggatggggcagttaatatagtattaatatagttttattttcaacttgcataaaacaccgtcctgtggcttatacacaatgtggttaATACACCGGAAATTACCATAATCATTTTTGTACAACTGTACACAGGTGAGCTCTTTCAGAATATATTTCACATCAGCAGTGAGTCAAGATGTAACTGTAGTCTCTTTAACTCCACAGAGAGGCGTGAGGCTTTGAGGATTGTGCTGCTGGGGAAGACTGGAGTGGGAAAGAGCGcttcaggaaacaccatcctggggaGAGAAGCGTTTATATCAGACTTCTTGGCCTCCTCTGTGACaagagagagtaagaaggaaagagcagaagtgaatgggagagatgtgtgtgttgttgatacTCCAGGCCTGTTTGACACATATTACAGCAATGAAGAGATCACAAAGGAGATTGTAAAGTGCATCTATCTGTCCTCTCCGGGTCCCCATGCATTCCTGGTTTTGATCCAGCTGGGTAGATTCACAACAGAGGAGCAGGATACAGTTAAGTTGATTAAGCAAATCTTTGGTGAAAAATCAGACAAATATACAATGATTCTGTTCACTCATGGAGATAAACTGAGGGGGAAAAGTATTGAAGAATTTATGGGTAGGGATACAAAACTAGTAGAGTTGATCGCTCAGTTCCGTGGGGGATATCATGTGTTTAACAACGAGGACCCAGAGAATCGGTCTCAGgtcacagagctgctgcagaaGATTGATAAGATGGTGACGGTGAATGGAGGGGGCCACTACACCACTGAGATGTACCAGAGGGTTGAAGAAGAGATTGAGAGACAGAAGGCACAGATTctgaaagagacagaagagaagagaaagagagaagaggaggagctggagaaatGGATCAAGAACAaagatgagaggaagaaagTGAGAGCTAGAGAAGAGCTTAGAAGAAGGCACGAGGAAACAGCTAGACTTGAAGCCGAGTTATCGCCAGAACCAAAGAAAAGTAAATGCCCCATACTGTGATGGAAGAACAACACCCTCTCTGGAATTGCCTTTGCCTTTGTTTCATTAACATGTATTGTGTTCTTTAGCTCATGTCACTGCCATATTGTTGCCCATGGTGTGTTGTAACAAATCCACTGAATAAAGATTTGTCCCTTTTGAAATGAAACACAAGTTGGGGAAATGAGAAATGAAAATGTTattgtatatacatatttatactaaatactgtatattgtatatacatataaacacatgtattttattttcctaTTATTGCTTTGTATTTATGTTGTGCTATCCCTTTATGAAACACACAAGTTTTAGGCCGGGATGGGGGTTTGGTCTGATGACAGACCAATGAGGAGAGACTGTCAAGTTTTTGAATGGAGAGCGCcgctgggaaagagagagtttttGGAGACAGGTCACCTGGTAAAGAcgctgtgttttctttgttcctACAATTCTTCTTTGGGATTACTATTTTTTGTTGGATAAGTACACTGTTTTTGGAGCGCAAGCTAAGCCGCgattgtctgttttttttactaACGCGTCGGACTGGGCAATTTCCTGACTGTCATAAACTAAAGTTTGCGGTGAGACAAAGACTTTATTTTTAGTTATTTTTGCTGGACACATGGACTAAACTTATAAGAGACTATGGTTATCATTTGTTTCCTTTTGGACTGGGCCTAAAACTGTTCGTAtagttgtttgtttgagtgCGGGGAAGTTAAATGCTGTTTATCACTGGAGAGTTTAAATGATTATGAAATACACTTGATAATACACACGGTGAACGAAGTATTTGGTTATGTTCATTAATTTATAGAGCATGAAGTGTAGTGTGTTGGTTGCGCCGCCGTGCGCAACAGATGCTGATCAAGGTGCCGCGAGTTCGATTAAGCGTATGTGATAATTCCTTAATACTTAGGAATTATTACAGtggtggccagtacggggatagGGTACTCCTTTTCAGCATCCCACGACCCTCTAGTTTAAgttatttttagttttttttattttcggGTTATTTTCTGAAGGAAGATATAGGTTACGGCTGATTGCGTAACATTAGTCCTGCACGCAAACGAATGTTGTTTGAGTCATTCCTTGGCCTTGACATTTCAGGTTGCAAAGAGGGCAAATAATTACACAACTTGTTCATTTACATTATACATACTTTATTGACATTCAACATGAGTTTGCAAGAACATTCTGATAGGCAGGATAGGCCTGATAGGCACGTCACTGTAAGAGAGCCCCGTGGAGATGTCACTGAAGTCTCCAGCCTATTAGAGAAGATGTATCTAGATGAACAGTCCCCTGAACAATTAATACTGGATGATATCGGGGAAGATGTCAATGAATCAATAAGTAAATTACATGAAAGAATTGTTCAATGTGAAGACAATATTGACACGTTTGACCAACGCCTTAAAGATATGGTTGAAGCCTCCATCAGCAGAGAAGAAGGCTTACGGACATCCATGGACAGGCAGTTGCGGGAGATGAAGGCTTATGTGGATGAGAGAAGATCACAACTTGAAGTGAGCATAGTGGACTGTTTGCGCCGCCGTGACAAGAGGTGGAGTGAAGAAGTACAAATGCTCTCTCGCAGAAGTTCACGCAAATTGTGGAACCCACAGGCAGTTTCAACTCCGCAGCAGGGCGTAATCACAGGACAGAGTGTCATGTCCGCATTAGGCATACATGGGGGTAGTTCAAAGCCTCCTATTCGCGTTGATTTTCCGAAATTCGGGGAGTCCACCACACGCACCACTGACGTCACTGAATTTGTTGAACAGTGCGAAAATGTTCTATCTTTACGGCCATTAAACGATCAAGAATTGTTGGGAACGCTAGGCACAGTCTTGAAAGGTCCTGCCCACAGTTGGTGGATGGCGTCaaagaaaaaaattaaaaactggccagattttaagagtcattgcacgagaaaaccaggcagaacaagcaggaggtgggaagaagggggtcggccaaatcggctcatactttgtatatgtgataagtatgtggaactatgaacagccatatacttaaaaccctccagctgttttttgttatggagttctgggacccctctcagagaccctcaaaaatccaacaattcatggctgaaaatgactgaaattgccatttctaccctgattatcctgataaagatatgaacacgaggtttatgtttccatagagcttaggtagaatagttttaaagaccaaaaggtgcactagggggttatctgcaccactgaaagcaggattttcatccctctaaaattggtcatttttaggaggcattatctcacattcgcagtggctttggtggatggttttactgttgctggacagaggaacatcttctgattcaaaaacaatggtcgtctaattgggccacacataatgtgcgcagtgccaggagggtctttccgGTATTTTTTCGGATTTTGGAatataataaaccaggtaataatatctcactatagggtaatttatggtcaatttttgtgtcactgtatgacaaattgttaaagaaagctttaattaactagaaaagcactcaaagagtgcagacctctgcatgcattgatgctcttggttgtcatacatttgaaactagactattcagatcgtcaccgagtggccataccatgccattacatcgcaaacatctggcattaaatctgtttgtgatgtaatgccatggtatggccatgtgatggcgatctgaaaatggtttatcataggccaaaacacgacaaattctgctaaagaccctcctggcacggcacacattatgtgtggcccaattagacgacaattgtttttgaatcagaatatgttcctttctccagcaacagtaaaaccatccaccaaagccactgcgaatacgagataatgcttcttaaaaatgaccgaaatttagagggggggacattctgctttcagtggtgtagataaccccttggtgcaccttttggtctttaaaactatgctacctaggctctatggaaatataaagcttatgttcatatctttatcagggtagaaatggcaatttcagtcattttcagccatgaattgttggatttttgagggtctctgagaggggtcccagaactccataacaaaaaacagctggagggttttaagtatatggctgttcatagttccacatacttatcacatatacaaagtatgagccgatttggccgacccccttcttcccacctctgcctggttttctcatgcaatgactcttaagacTTCTTTTCTCGCAGCATTCTTGACGTCTGACTATCAATCAGAGATAGAGGAACAGCTACGAGTGACCGTACAGACTCCAACACAGTGTCTGAGAGACTTTGCGTACGACTAGAGAATAGAGCACTTTGCCTGCGGTGGCGGGCTGACATGAGTGAAGAGAAATTGGTGCGCCGCATCCTGAATGCCTGCAATCCACGCTTAGCCAGTGCTATGCGGGGCACAGTGACGACTGTGGACCAATTAGTTAAAACCGGCTCGATGGTAGAACGTGATTGGGCCTCTTCCAAGGATTATTGGAGCAAAATTCAAAGCACTAATCCACCTGACCGCCAAAATAAGAAATCATCCCAAAcgtcattaaaaaaacaaaaaacagacaagAGTGGAGAACTCAATACAATGCAAGGCATCCCATCACTCCTAGTAATACCAATAGAGATCAGGGGGGCTAGAGGTGATGCTGTATTAGACACAGGcagtacatacacactgatTAAAGAAAGTTAATGGCAACAGATAGCCCAGAGGGGGGAGGGGCTACTGAACTGTGATAATCAGGCTTTTGTAATAATGGCAGATGGGCAAGAAAGCAGGGCAATGGGGAAAATACCATGATGAGTTTGCATAATGTCTTGTACAGAGTGGACACCTATGTGTTAAAGGATGAAAGTCTATACATGCCAATTCTATTAGGGTTGGACTTTCTCCGCGCTACTCAGAGGACCATTCAACCATCACAAGGGAAGTACTGGATTCCTGGAGATAAAGTCCACAACTTCCTCTCTAGGACTAGAAATTCTCTTAAATGGTCTGTTGCAGGTCTGCACTTCTATATGGCCACAGAACGACCTGAGCCATCCCCATCTGAACGCCTGAACATAGAATCTCAGCCAAAAATAGTCCAGCCAATGCTACATAAATGGAACTCTGTATGGACTGAGAAATTAGGTTGCACCAGCGGGGACTggccattggtccgacatcccattggtccgacatcccattcgtccgaaaatgaaccattcaatagagatcccattagtccgacatctcattagtccgaaaaaaagagaaccattggtccgacgtcccattagtccgaccatacacatagagatgcatggatgacttgaaactgaaagatgcaaaattcgcGGAAAAGAAGAGACGTCTTTTTTTTGCAGCATCTtgtgtctaacaacaggtggaaatgtgctaGCCTGTTATAACAATCAATCTTTTACTTTtggctgtgttaattaaacccacaaggtttttttttaatggctaaatatgaatggcaataaacagatcattctgagaatgaagtaggctacaacgtagacacatctgagtgcgtctcttgattataacaatgaaacaatgtcgctttcttcggtttaacagcagtgcttaatttgtaaagtggGAGGTGCCGGAACGCAGATGATGGGTGGATCTGGCGACTCAAAAAtgtataaattaataaataaataaatacataattaaataaataaagggtacGCAGGACGACGACGCACAAGGATTCGGTGTGCACTAGCCTACAATTAAACCAGTTACCGAGtgcggagacagagtgcagattcGCATGTTTAAGGCTTTATTTCGCCAACACTGCAAGACATAAGCTAGCCAAGGTTATTTTAACCACAACGGACAATGCTCAGAGTAAAAGGATGAACTCCAAACAAGCACCCAATACTCACTCAAAGTTCGCCCGttaactctccaaacacacgttaacacaacacaatatattgagagtaccagcagagaataattaagacttcattttacttacacatatatcttatttgtccaaaacagccCATACAGTATCCATAGATAGACACCTGCCTCTATTTCCCCACTCCTCAGATCCCGTGCAGATATGTCCTTTGGCAATCCATGATTTCACGTAGGGAATGGGATTGAACCGGGTAGCTTAAGCAGTGGGCCGACAAGGCCAATAGAGAGTTGTGAGGAGAtggtagaggggaaaagagatgcTCTATTTGCTGCGCAAATCCAAGTTAATCTGCGAAAAACCCCGCTCATGCACTTGAGATGGGGACAGTGTTGACCGCGGCCAAAAGGTCCGAACGAACCAGGCGCGCGGGAACCTCTTTTTGACCAGGGGTGCtgaataacaaaataatgaagaatGTCCAACGATTTCTCCCTGCTATACACGTTTTGGATTTTGACTGCTAAATACGTCATTAGCGCGGTGTACGGTTGAGGGCAAGACGTTTCATAGCCTGTCCTTTGCAACCACAAATTCTAATGTTCTACAAATGCGACAGCACCAGGCGCGTCGCTATAGGTGTTCAAAAGATAAGGGGCTCGGCTGACCCTTCCATTTCCCGGGGGTCCGGGGCTTTTTCCCCCTGGAAAAATTTAAAATTGGGCTGTGAAAGGTGCGATTTCaacatagtttgagaaggaaagtaaggccaggttccggatctcaaattaagccttgaatagctgccggatccaacgtcggaggttccggatcttgttccggcttgttccggcttgttccggctcaaattaagcactgtttaacagtaaaggaagacacacatctaacaataacccaggtcgtgcacagcggcgctttatattcacacacaaataaatgtcccgaacaatcccaagcgttgcaattccccctctcattcagtccagaaaataaacctaaaagtctaaactaaacgaaagatgtcctgtTTGCCAGGCGCACAAGTATTTGCCAcgcgcacaagagtcaataatccaatccaggaaaacGAACGGGCCGCTGCCGACAAAACGTCCCGCGATgtagcaaacaaaaaaatataatgctcaggaaaaaaagggaaaatgcgattgctgtctctctgctagagCTATCAATAtggaaacacaaaaaaacaatcgatctcaccaactctggtgaatgcaccagcagtccGCGAAGACTTTCTCTCTTCGTGCGTCCTCTGTTTGGTAATGCACcggtccaaactgcgcacagcgtttAACTGATGTGAAAATACGTTTACTCTGTAgtcttttattgttgttagtttcaaactcgcaggaaaacatttaaaaacactcgttgccgcagcactgagctggctaggcctactggcgccacagattcaaaatctcacacacgcacttgataccctcttcagaccgcccccatcaCCTAGCGCATTCGGGTAAGGTGCGCGTGTATAAAAAAATTTACATGTGcatacaatgatattacatgagaacTACAGAGatattatatgcaattaaacaatgtgTGACAAAGTGGTATTGTAAAGAGCCCGACTACGCCACTCTGGGAATTTCACCCAGAGGAATATTACTTCAATGTTTAGTTCACAACCAGGTTCAGTAATGGCACACAAGTTCGTTTTACTCAAGATGCAAAAGACGTGGTTCCATCCATAAAAGTGTTTATTGATGCACAAATAGAATCACAAAGTAATAAAACAGATACCAGTAGGATTCGCATACACTCGCAAACAGATaagacacagacaggggaagagGACCGGGGCTGAGGCTTACCAGTGGGGAGAGAGATCACCATAGGCCAGGGGGGTCCTGGGAAGTCAACCAATCACACgtgcgcggacacacacacacacggcaaggaGGATCCACAGCAAAGAGCACACGtgaccacagcacacaggaagGGACACCACCACCTCAGAGGAACAGCTGCCCTCCCCACGTTAGGCCCTCAGCTCCTGGGAATAATAAAGAGACAGAAATTAACAAtagacagggacacacacacgcacacgcacagccgTGCAATGGGATATGGGTGGCCCGCAGCTGGGAGTGTCTTGCTGGTGATAAACTTAACCAAACCAATTCCAAATAGTTAGGCTGCCAAACACTGGTGATCTGCGGCAAGATAATGGCCTCCCCCCAGTGTGTAAATCAAAAAGAGGAATACAACAGGACAATAACACAAATCAGCAAAATACAACTTAACACAAGTTTCAGGACGGCAGCTACTGCGATCACTGGTGATCTGCAGCAAGAGAGAATGGCCTCCTACCAGTGCATCAAAagaacataaacagacacatcaGAAATAATACAAACTGAGGGATCAACTCAAATCACCACAGACAATATAATAAGTCAACGGTTAGGCCTGCATTCAGACACATAAACCACAGGACAggcaacacagaacacaaccaCGCCACAAACACAGTAGTGAGATAGGGTGTCCGCATCCGCCACCGCCGCTAGCGTCGGTGAAGCAGGAAGTAGCGATGCGATTGCAGGAGAATCAATACAGCAAAACAGCAGTGAGCTAGCCCAGACGGCGGTAGATGCCAACGCCGACTTGCAATTCCAATTAAGTAGTAGCTCGTCACTCGGAGCCAGACACTGAACGAGAGGGAAAGACAAACAGTGCGGGAAGAGCGAAGCAAGCACTGACGGTGCAGCAACCAGGTAGACAGGGGCTTAACAGGAAGTGGCAACGGCAGGTGTCCAGGCCAATTCAAGTAGCAGCTCGTCACGGAGCCAGACAATGAACGAGAAGGGAGAGGCAAACAGTGCGGGAAGAGTGAGGCAAGCACTGACGGTGCAGCAACCGGGTAGGAAGGGGCTTAACAGGAAGTGGCAACGGCAGGTGTCCAGGCGTTTGCCTAAGCGAACGCACCCTACTATTTTATCCGGTAGCCAGATAAACGGATTGGCTGACTAATTACAAAGGACTCCACCCATTAGTCCTACTACAATCTGTCCCACCTTTTTGCATCGTCGTCCCGACGGTGGAATTCAAAGTCAAACTCAAACTACCTAATTCCAGGGCCTAAATACGGCTGAAATTGCACTAGATAACGGGCCAACAGGATCACTTGCTGTGTGGTTTGCGGCTTGTGGTAGCCGGTGGGGGTTAGAGTGTTGGCCCGCCGTAGCCCTGGAGGTGCGCCGTTGGACTATTTCACTGGTACCAGGCAGGTTTTCCGATGGGGGAGCTAATGGCATCACTGGCATGCTCGTGCTTGGCAGGCACAATTCTAGTGGGACAGGAGGTGCAACAGGGCCGAGGGTATGCTCAGGAACTGGAAGAGAGCAGACGGCCATAGGTGCAGGTCCTTCTTGGGGGTGTTGGGCAGACGCAGGGACCAAGAGGGCCAAGTCACCATCTACCTCATCTTCCCCTGCAACAAGAATCTCCTCTGCCAATAAGCCAGTCTGAGGGGGACACATAGGAGGGTCCGGTCCTAAACGGGCCTTCAGGAGATTACGATGAACATGTCTTACCCTACTCTGATCACTCACTGGTGCAATCGTGTACACCCCTCTCCCGTCAGGGGGGGGTTTTACGACCTGATACACCACTGGGCTCCACAGGTCCTGAATTTTATGTCGACCCCTCACATTAAAATCCCGGAGGTAGACCAGTTGACCCTCCCCAGGGCCACCCACctgatagaagaatatggcaaggctctattatatttctagctcatatcgagaagaatgcacgatggaaataactgtggactaactgtggataacttgtagcctagaccATAAAGGTAAGTTCATTGTCcttacgtttagctatgttggaaggctaatttgtggttttgtcgtGTGAAAGTATAAGACTGAAACATGTTAGCTtcgatgttcgtttgcaaaataaaacacatctaATGCTAGATGATCGAAGTTCATCGAGGGATGCGAGGTCACCtgcgtgacagtcacgcacccatCCACTAACCTAGCCTATGTCCCTGCAATTGAAATCAAACTACAGCGTTACATCAgtctaactgtaaacagtggcagacggagtttttaggaaatagaccaaagtctggatttgtttatttattgtatggtcggactaatgagatgtcggaccaatgggcctctttttttcggaccaatgggatgtcggactaatgggatctctggtcaatggttcattttcggactaatgagatgtcggactaatggtatGTTGGACCAATGGTATGGAACCGCACCAGCATCGTTCAACATCAGATTCTGACCACAGATGAAGTGCCTGTCTGGAAACGGGCTTACAGAACATCCCCTCATAAGCAAGCTGTTATCCATCAGCACATAGACAAAATGTTAAAAGATAAAATAATAGAGCCGTCATCCTCTGCATGGGCTTCACCAGTGGTGCTTGTTCCCAAACCTGACGGTTCATTCAGATTCTGTGTTGATTATAGAGGGGTGAATGCCAAAACTCACCACGATGCTTACCCAATGCCATTGGTTCATGAGATACTGGAGTCTATGCAGGCCGTGCTTACTTTAGTACGTTCGACTTGAAAAGTGGATACTGGCAAATTATGATGTCTGAAGAGAGCAAGAAGAAGACTGCTGTGATCACCTCGGAGGGATTATTCCAATTCAAATCTATGCCTTTCGGATTACGAAATGCTGGAGCTTCATTCCAGCGTTAAATGGAACAAGCTCTAGGCGAGTTGAAAGGGAAGTAATGCTTTGTGTACATTGATGAcatcatatttttttccaaaacaCCTGAACAGCACCTAGTTGATTTGGATACAGTTTTTGCCAAGTTACATCAGGCGCAACTCACCCTTAATGTAAAGAAATGTCATCTGTTCCAGACTCCTCTATCCTTCTTGGGTCTTATTGTGTCTGGAAAGGGGGTGGAAGTAGATCCCATGAAAGTGGCATCTATTGGAGAGTATCCAGCGCCCACAGATTTGAAAAGTCTACAGAGGTTTCTGGGTCTCATTGGATGGTACCACAAATTCATACCCAGAATGGCAGATTTGGCCGCGCCGTTAAACCATCTGAAGAGAAAGGGAGTTAAATGGGAATGGACAGAAACCTGCCAGCGTGCTTGCCTTGCACTAAAAGAGGCTCTCCTTTCTTCGCCGGTACTGTGTCAACCTATGCCAGATGTGGAATTTCAAGTCCGAACGGACGCCAGTAACGTGGGGCTTGGTGCGGTCCTCACTCAGCAGctggatggagaagagagagtgatcgCATCCAGGGCTTTGCGAGGGGCCGAAGTGAGATATTCCACGTCCGAAAATAGCTAGGGCCGAATACGTGAAAAATCATGAAGATTGGGCACTTCTGGAAAAGTTTTTGATTTTTGGCAGGGTGTTAGGTATGGGCCTaaggtttttaaaaatccatggATACAAGTTGGGGTGGCCCCCCTAGTGGCAGTTACCGTAAAATCCAAAACGGCCCCCactgaaaagagaaaaggttatATCTCAGTTTTCTTTAGTCATAAATTGTTGTATAATGACACTTTTTCTACTTGATTTGATACAAGGAATTATCATTATCTTCCTATATTCAGGTTATTTTCATGTCAAATGGATTGCCATGGTCACTTTTTGCTTGAAAAAGGTCCATATCTCTGAAGTTGAATATCATAAAAAGATTATTCAGGCCTCTAAACCCATACATTCACCCTTTAGGAATAATATTGAACAAGTTGCCATAATTCTAGtgtgaaaaatattgtttagcAAATGTCTTACCAGAAACTGTCTTTTTCTGAAATCAATACATCATAGACcagcagccaaatgccataatttaggtgaacctggttttgtcggttaaagttttttttttgttgcagaatctagtagactaggggtacctcttgaAGATTTAGGAGGGTGCCTGGTGAAATCCCTTGGgtaatttcatatattaagcctttcttgtccaatgtgttgaatataaggtggagatactacaggtgaatagggtaaaaaaaaaaataaaaagcagatatcacaatgaaatttcaccagttgattgcctaggtcaatatgaaaaataaatgtattacaagttttctgtactaatgtttgaatatgcaaatcaggcatgatacaattaaatatgcgctgatttgct
This window encodes:
- the LOC134079085 gene encoding GTPase IMAP family member 7-like, with protein sequence MIQSHLLQLNLVAGKRREALRIVLLGKTGVGKSASGNTILGREAFISDFLASSVTRESKKERAEVNGRDVCVVDTPGLFDTYYSNEEITKEIVKCIYLSSPGPHAFLVLIQLGRFTTEEQDTVKLIKQIFGEKSDKYTMILFTHGDKLRGKSIEEFMGRDTKLVELIAQFRGGYHVFNNEDPENRSQVTELLQKIDKMVTVNGGGHYTTEMYQRVEEEIERQKAQILKETEEKRKREEEELEKWIKNKDERKKVRAREELRRRHEETARLEAELSPEPKKNMVEASISREEGLRTSMDRQLREMKAYVDERRSQLEVSIVDCLRRRDKRWTFLTSDYQSEIEEQLRVTVQTPTQCLRDFAYD